The Primulina huaijiensis isolate GDHJ02 chromosome 12, ASM1229523v2, whole genome shotgun sequence genome has a window encoding:
- the LOC140989242 gene encoding uncharacterized protein isoform X2 has product MSSSVAEEVEVPDLVCELDCVQGVVDALTSIRWKRHQDAVVELSEHGIVIIVEETACLQAKVYLQRELFVKYDYGAHGRPRFGVGLGLFVDCLNTFSVPGRSNILEIRYPGSDMQLLLRSVDSSNACIYAELRTRIPETISWDYNFETAGNTPTSFTSAALKEAIDDLEWPGSSIQINLQPSPPSVVFRGEGHGDLQIDFNYYAHMDLLIAFSCEQQISHRYKYKFLRATTSNIPSSVIRDNRGSKFTIGRGGMLKVQHLVSVAKPSVSHPHIDSTGYQQPNRIAYIEFFVKPEIEEDNDNDS; this is encoded by the exons ATGAGCTCGTCGGtggcggaggaggtggaggttCCGGACTTGGTGTGTGAACTGGACTGCGTTCAAGGCGTTGTCGATGCCCTCACCTCGATCCGCTGGAAACGCCATCAA GATGCTGTTGTGGAGTTATCGGAACACGGGATAGTCATAATCGTCGAGGAAACTGCTTGTCTTCAAGCTAAGGTTTATCTACAACGCGAG CTATTTGTTAAATATGATTACGGGGCTCACGGGAGGCCACGATTTGGGGTGGGCTTAGGCCTCTTTGTTGACTGTCTCAACACATTTTCTGTTCCTGGACGCTCTAACATTCTTGAAATCCGTTATCCGGGGTCTGATATGCAACTTTTGCTCCG ATCTGTTGATTCTTCTAATGCTTGCATTTATGCGGAGTTGAGGACAAGGATTCCAGAGACAATATCGTGGGACTATAATTTTGAGACTGCTGGAAACACTCCTACGAGTTTCACG TCTGCAGCTCTGAAGGAAGCTATCGATGATCTTGAATGGCCTGGATCAAGCATTCAGATAAATTTACAGCCATCTCCTCCATCTGTTGTCTTCAGAGGTGAAGGTCATGGGGACCTGCAG ATAGACTTCAACTACTATGCTCATATGGATCTTTTAATCGCCTTTAGTTGTGAACAGCAAATATCTCACAG GTACAAGTACAAATTCCTTCGTGCAACGACTTCTAACATCCCAAGCAGTGTAATTCGGGATAATCGAGGGAGCAAGTTTACAATTGGGAGAGGTGGGATGTTGAAAGTTCAACACCTTGTTTCGGTTGCAAAGCCCAGCGTTTCGCATCCTCACATTGATTCTACTGGATATCAACAACCAAACCGTATTGCTTACATTGAATTTTTCGTCAAGCCTGAGATAGAGGAAGATAACGATAATGATTCTTAA
- the LOC140989242 gene encoding uncharacterized protein isoform X1, whose product MSSSVAEEVEVPDLVCELDCVQGVVDALTSIRWKRHQDAVVELSEHGIVIIVEETACLQAKVYLQRELFVKYDYGAHGRPRFGVGLGLFVDCLNTFSVPGRSNILEIRYPGSDMQLLLRSVDSSNACIYAELRTRIPETISWDYNFETAGNTPTSFTVKSAALKEAIDDLEWPGSSIQINLQPSPPSVVFRGEGHGDLQIDFNYYAHMDLLIAFSCEQQISHRYKYKFLRATTSNIPSSVIRDNRGSKFTIGRGGMLKVQHLVSVAKPSVSHPHIDSTGYQQPNRIAYIEFFVKPEIEEDNDNDS is encoded by the exons ATGAGCTCGTCGGtggcggaggaggtggaggttCCGGACTTGGTGTGTGAACTGGACTGCGTTCAAGGCGTTGTCGATGCCCTCACCTCGATCCGCTGGAAACGCCATCAA GATGCTGTTGTGGAGTTATCGGAACACGGGATAGTCATAATCGTCGAGGAAACTGCTTGTCTTCAAGCTAAGGTTTATCTACAACGCGAG CTATTTGTTAAATATGATTACGGGGCTCACGGGAGGCCACGATTTGGGGTGGGCTTAGGCCTCTTTGTTGACTGTCTCAACACATTTTCTGTTCCTGGACGCTCTAACATTCTTGAAATCCGTTATCCGGGGTCTGATATGCAACTTTTGCTCCG ATCTGTTGATTCTTCTAATGCTTGCATTTATGCGGAGTTGAGGACAAGGATTCCAGAGACAATATCGTGGGACTATAATTTTGAGACTGCTGGAAACACTCCTACGAGTTTCACGGTTAAA TCTGCAGCTCTGAAGGAAGCTATCGATGATCTTGAATGGCCTGGATCAAGCATTCAGATAAATTTACAGCCATCTCCTCCATCTGTTGTCTTCAGAGGTGAAGGTCATGGGGACCTGCAG ATAGACTTCAACTACTATGCTCATATGGATCTTTTAATCGCCTTTAGTTGTGAACAGCAAATATCTCACAG GTACAAGTACAAATTCCTTCGTGCAACGACTTCTAACATCCCAAGCAGTGTAATTCGGGATAATCGAGGGAGCAAGTTTACAATTGGGAGAGGTGGGATGTTGAAAGTTCAACACCTTGTTTCGGTTGCAAAGCCCAGCGTTTCGCATCCTCACATTGATTCTACTGGATATCAACAACCAAACCGTATTGCTTACATTGAATTTTTCGTCAAGCCTGAGATAGAGGAAGATAACGATAATGATTCTTAA
- the LOC140989242 gene encoding uncharacterized protein isoform X3, producing the protein MQLLLRSVDSSNACIYAELRTRIPETISWDYNFETAGNTPTSFTVKSAALKEAIDDLEWPGSSIQINLQPSPPSVVFRGEGHGDLQIDFNYYAHMDLLIAFSCEQQISHRYKYKFLRATTSNIPSSVIRDNRGSKFTIGRGGMLKVQHLVSVAKPSVSHPHIDSTGYQQPNRIAYIEFFVKPEIEEDNDNDS; encoded by the exons ATGCAACTTTTGCTCCG ATCTGTTGATTCTTCTAATGCTTGCATTTATGCGGAGTTGAGGACAAGGATTCCAGAGACAATATCGTGGGACTATAATTTTGAGACTGCTGGAAACACTCCTACGAGTTTCACGGTTAAA TCTGCAGCTCTGAAGGAAGCTATCGATGATCTTGAATGGCCTGGATCAAGCATTCAGATAAATTTACAGCCATCTCCTCCATCTGTTGTCTTCAGAGGTGAAGGTCATGGGGACCTGCAG ATAGACTTCAACTACTATGCTCATATGGATCTTTTAATCGCCTTTAGTTGTGAACAGCAAATATCTCACAG GTACAAGTACAAATTCCTTCGTGCAACGACTTCTAACATCCCAAGCAGTGTAATTCGGGATAATCGAGGGAGCAAGTTTACAATTGGGAGAGGTGGGATGTTGAAAGTTCAACACCTTGTTTCGGTTGCAAAGCCCAGCGTTTCGCATCCTCACATTGATTCTACTGGATATCAACAACCAAACCGTATTGCTTACATTGAATTTTTCGTCAAGCCTGAGATAGAGGAAGATAACGATAATGATTCTTAA
- the LOC140989793 gene encoding alpha,alpha-trehalose-phosphate synthase [UDP-forming] 5-like, with protein MVSRSFSNLLDLNSGGSPSFSRGAKKLSRVATVAGVLSELEDESGSVGSDVPSSISQDRVIIVGNQLPLRAHRRESDGDDAWNFSWDEDSLLLQLKDGLGEDVEVIFVGCLKEEIDPSEQEDVAQTLLETFKCVPAFIPLELFSKFYHGFCKQHLWPLFHYMLPLSPDLGGRFDRSLWQAYVSVNKIFADKVMEVISPDDDFVWIHDYHLMVLPTFLRKRFNRVKLGYFLHSPFPSSEIYRTLPVRIELLRALLNSDLIGFHTFDYARHFLSCCSRMLGVSYQSKRGYIGLEYYGRTVSIKILPVGIHMRQLCSVLALQETESKVAELRDKFKGRTVLLGVDDMDIFKGISLKLLAFEQLLNQHPDKRGKVVLVQIANPARGRGKDVQEVQSETYATVTRINEGFGEPGYEPVVLINTSLHFYERIAYYVISECCLVTAVRDGMNLIPYEYIVCRQGTDKLDEVLGLNPSVPKKSMLVVSEFVGCSPSLSGAIRVNPWNIDSVAEAMDSALIFPEQEKQMRHDKHYKYVSSHDVAYWAHSFMQDLERACQDHVRRRCWGIGFGLGFRVIALDPSFGKLSVEQIVSAYKRTKSRAVLLDYDGTMTVQSAVDINPSIESIQILNNLCKDPKNVVFVVSGKKKEILTRWFVPCENLGVSAENGYLVRPNRNAEWETCVAVPDFYWKQIAEPVMQLYTETTDGSFIEPRESALVWNYQLADPDFGSCQAKELLDHLESVLANEPVSVKSGQHIVEVKPQGVNKGLVADRMLTTMRQREVLPDFVLCIGDDRSDEEMFEVITSAMADASLSPVAEVFACTVGQKPSKAKYYLDDTAEILRMLQGLADASEQSAKNLSVS; from the exons ATGGTTTCAAGGTCATTCTCAAATTTATTGGATCTTAATTCGGGTGGTTCACCGAGCTTCAGCCGTGGGGCAAAAAAATTGTCCCGAGTTGCAACTGTAGCAGGAGTGTTATCTGAGCTAGAAGATGAAAGTGGGAGTGTTGGATCAGATGTTCCCTCATCTATATCTCAAGATCGGGTGATTATTGTCGGAAACCAACTCCCACTTCGTGCACATCGCAGGGAGTCGGATGGTGATGACGCATGGAACTTTAGTTGGGACGAGGATTCTCTTCTTTTACAACTAAAAGATGGGCTCGGAGAAGATGTGGAAGTAATTTTCGTGGGTTGTCTGAAAGAAGAAATTGATCCTAGCGAACAAGAAGATGTTGCTCAAACTTTACTCGAAACATTCAAATGTGTCCCGGCCTTCATCCCGCTCGAACTTTTCAGTAAATTCTACCATGGATTCTGCAAACAGCACCTCTGGCCTTTATTTCACTACATGCTTCCTCTATCTCCAGATCTTGGGGGCAGGTTCGACCGTTCCCTGTGGCAAGCTTACGTCTCTGTAAACAAAATATTCGCAGACAAAGTAATGGAAGTGATCTCTCCAGATGATGATTTTGTGTGGATACATGATTACCATTTAATGGTATTGCCGACATTTCTCAGAAAGAGGTTTAATAGGGTGAAGCTTGGGTATTTCCTCCACAGTCCATTCCCATCATCGGAGATATATAGAACTCTACCTGTAAGAATTGAACTTCTACGAGCACTATTGAACTCTGACCTTATCGGATTCCACACGTTCGATTATGCGAGACATTTCCTTTCTTGTTGTAGTAGGATGCTGGGGGTATCATACCAATCTAAACGTGGTTATATAGGGCTCGAGTACTATGGCCGTACAGTCAGTATTAAAATACTTCCGGTTGGGATACATATGCGCCAACTTTGCTCAGTGCTAGCTCTTCAAGAAACCGAGTCTAAGGTAGCAGAATTACGTGATAAATTTAAGGGTCGGACTGTTCTTCTCGGAGTTGATGACATGGACATATTTAAAGGAATTAGCCTGAAGCTTCTGGCCTTTGAACAATTGCTTAACCAACATCCTGATAAAAGAGGAAAGGTTGTGTTGGTTCAAATTGCAAATCCTGCTAGAGGCCGTGGGAAAGATGTGCAGGAGGTTCAGTCAGAAACTTATGCGACTGTTACAAGAATTAATGAGGGTTTTGGAGAACCAGGATATGAGCCAGTGGTTTTGATCAATACCTCACTTCATTTCTATGAGCGTATAGCGTATTATGTTATTTCCGAGTGTTGTCTTGTCACAGCAGTGAGAGATGGAATGAACTTAATACCATATGAGTACATTGTATGCAGACAAGGAACTGACAAGCTAGATGAAGTATTGGGCTTGAATCCATCAGTGCCAAAGAAAAGCATGCTGGTTGTTTCTGAATTCGTCGGATGCTCCCCATCCCTTAGTGGTGCTATTCGAGTTAATCCATGGAACATAGATTCTGTGGCAGAAGCTATGGATTCTGCCTTGATATTCCCTGAGCAAGAAAAACAAATGCGGCACGATAAGCACTATAAGTATGTAAGTAGCCATGATGTTGCATATTGGGCTCATAGCTTTATGCAAGATCTTGAAAGAGCATGTCAGGACCATGTAAGGAGGAGGTGCTGGGGTATCGGGTTTGGTTTAGGATTTCGCGTGATTGCCTTGGACCCAAGTTTCGGAAAGCTGTCCGTTGAACAAATTGTATCAGCATATAAGAGGACCAAGAGCCGTGCAGTTCTTTTGGACTATGACGGCACAATGACGGTGCAGAGTGCTGTTGATATAAATCCAAGCATCGAGTCTATTCAAATCTTGAATAATTTGTGCAAAGACCCAAAAAACGTGGTTTTTGTTGTCAGTGGGAAGAAGAAAGAGATCTTAACGCGATGGTTTGTTCCCTGTGAAAACCTGGGCGTCAGCGCTGAGAACGGCTATCTAGTGAG GCCAAATCGCAATGCAGAATGGGAGACTTGTGTTGCTGTTCCTGATTTCTACTGGAAGCAGATTGCTGAACCGGTGATGCAGTTATATACAGAAACAACTGATGGTTCTTTTATTGAACCAAGAGAGAGCGCGCTTGTCTGGAACTACCAACTTGCGGACCCAGATTTTGGGTCATGTCAAGCTAAGGAGCTTCTTGATCATCTAGAAAGTGTTCTGGCAAACGAACCTGTTTCAGTGAAGAGTGGCCAACATATTGTCGAAGTAAAGCCACAG GGCGTGAACAAAGGCCTAGTAGCTGATCGAATGCTCACAACAATGCGACAAAGGGAAGTGCTTCCTGATTTTGTGCTTTGCATAGGAGATGACCGGTCTGATGAGGAAATGTTCGAGGTGATAACGAGTGCCATGGCTGATGCATCTCTTTCTCCGGTTGCTGAAGTTTTCGCATGCACTGTCGGACAAAAGCCGAGCAAGGCCAAGTATTACTTAGACGACACTGCTGAGATCTTGAGAATGCTTCAAGGCCTTGCAGATGCTTCTGAGCAATCTGCTAAAAACTTATCTGTTAGCTAG
- the LOC140989794 gene encoding uncharacterized membrane protein At4g09580-like, with amino-acid sequence MEAESETTVSLSKSGNGSDVIRERNETRSGKFPLTVWEVMAVSGVVLGFVVGLLGLYLTLPASDYSFLKLPRTLQDLQILRDDLESYTRDYTLQVLVGYNLVYIFMQTFMIPGTVFMSLLAGALFGVVKGVVLVVFAATAGASSCYFLSKLVGRPLVFSLWPDKLTFFQSQVAKRRRRLLNYMLFLRVTPTLPNTFINFASPIVDVPYHIFFLATSIGLIPAAFVTVRAGITLGELQSVGDLYDIQSIAIMFVIGVITVTPTLLGNKSES; translated from the exons ATGGAAGCTGAATCGGAAACGACGGTGTCATTGTCGAAATCTGGGAATGGCAGTGATGTAATCAGGGAGAGAAATGAAACGAGATCTGGGAAGTTCCCGCTGACGGTGTGGGAGGTGATGGCGGTGAGCGGCGTCGTGTTGGGGTTTGTGGTGGGGCTATTGGGGCTTTACTTGACGTTGCCTGCATCTGATTACAGCTTTCTTAAGCTCCCTCGTACTCTCCAAGACCTCCAGATCCTCAG GGATGACCTGGAGAGTTATACAAGGGACTACACCTTACAGGTTCTTGTGGGGTACAATCTGGTCTACATTTTTATGCAGACCTTTATGATTCCAGGAACAGTTTTTATGTCCTTACTTGCTGGTGCACTTTTCGGGGTTGTCAAAGGTGTAGTTCTTGTTGTGTTTGCAGCAACTGCCGGTGCATCTTCTTGCTACTTTTTATCTAAATTAGTTGGCCGACCACTTGTCTTCTCTCTTTGGCCTGACAAATTAACTTTTTTCCAGTCCCAG GTTGCTAAAAGGCGTCGACGGTTGCTCAACTACATGCTTTTCCTTAGAGTGACCCCTACGCTTCCGaatacatttataaattttgcTTCTCCAATTGTGGATGTCCCATATCATATATTCTTCTTGGCTACCTCCATTGGGCTCATCCCTGCAGCATTCGTTACTGTTCGG GCTGGAATTACCCTAGGTGAGTTGCAATCAGTTGGTGATCTCTATGACATCCAGTCTATAGCCATCATGTTCGTCATCGGGGTAATAACAGTCACTCCCACATTATTGGGAAACAAAAGCGAATCTTGA
- the LOC140990658 gene encoding uncharacterized protein — translation MVEHDESSPNLDTTTPPQITTGGLIISKTDAIRSFLEAASADCHLSQDLRDLSSSLIVHSSIPYKSLKSIWIGSHPDTRPDLSAILHGCNFVLASPKPREKGEELKARLARLAEVAERKMYEELVKDITPRKSEEEPFSSYKDQIGFGLHVVLIMFTGYLLGYAAFRALFGHSPSMSAAGGILGLVLGMLVETLLFIVRSTSQDRGSPSSTSKMIKKIQ, via the exons ATGGTAGAACACGACGAAAGCTCTCCGAATCTCGACACCACCACTCCGCCGCAGATCACAACCGGTGGTCTCATCATATCAAAAACTGATGCCATCCGCTCTTTCCTCGAAGCGGCCTCCGCGGACTGTCACCTGTCCCAAGATCTAAGAGATCTATCCTCCTCTCTTATCGTGCACTCATCCATACCGTATAAATCCCTGAAAAGTATCTGGATTGGGTCGCATCCGGACACTCGACCCGATTTATCAGCTATCCTCCATGGTTGCAATTTCGTCTTGGCTAGCCCCAAACCCAGGGAAAAG GGTGAAGAGTTGAAGGCGAGGTTGGCAAGACTAGCTGAGGTGGCGGAAAGAAAAATGTATGAAGAATTGGTGAAGGACATCACTCCTAGAAAGAGTGAAGAAGAGCCTTTTTCTTCTTATAAAGATCAAATAGGCTTCG GGCTGCATGTAGTTCTTATAATGTTTACTGGATACTTGCTCGGATATGCTGCATTCAGAGCCTTGTTTGGCCACAGTCCTTCTATG AGTGCTGCTGGAGGCATTCTAGGTCTTGTTTTGGGCATGTTGGTGGAGACTCTTCTGTTTATAGTAAGATCTACCAGTCAAGATCGCGGATCTCCTTCGTCCACTTCtaaaatgataaagaaaattcaATAG
- the LOC140990245 gene encoding protein RGF1 INDUCIBLE TRANSCRIPTION FACTOR 1-like, with product MGAGGPDDEDNRWPPWLKPLLKEPFFVQCKFHVDSHKSECNMYCLDCMNGPLCSLCLAYHKDHRAIQIRRSSYHDVIRVSEIQKFLDISSVQTYIINSAKVVFLNERPQPRPGKGVTNTCEVCERSLLDSFRFCSLGCKIVGTSSSKDIQKNKLSPEKRRLHHAAAENSDDSESSSSSIHVHGRSTNKLPSFFPSTPPPTSASYRTAKRRKGIPHRAPMGGLLVGI from the exons ATG GGAGCTGGAGGACCTGATGATGAGGACAACCGGTGGCCGCCATGGCTGAAGCCTCTTTTGAAGGAGCCCTTCTTTGTTCAATGCAAATTTCACGTTGATTCACACAAGAGTGAATGCAATATGTACTGTTTAGACTGTATGAATGGTCCTCTCTGTTCACTCTGTTTGGCTTATCACAAGGACCATCGTGCAATTCAG ATTAGGAGGTCATCATACCACGATGTTATAAGGGTGTCTGAAATCCAAAAGTTTCTTGACATCAGCTCTGTTCAGACATACATAATCAACAGTGCTAAGGTTGTTTTCTTGAATGAAAGGCCACAGCCTAGGCCTGGGAAAGGCGTCACCAACACCTGCGAGGTCTGTGAGCGTAGCCTTCTTGATTCCTTCAGATTCTGCTCTCTCGGTTGCAAG ATTGTCGGGACATCGAGCAGCAAAGATATCCAAAAGAATAAGCTGTCGCCGGAGAAGAGAAGGCTACATCATGCGGCGGCGGAAAATTCAGATGACTCCGaaagcagcagcagcagcatccaCGTCCACGGCCGGAGCACCAACAAGCTTCCTAGCTTTTTCCCATCAACGCCGCCTCCTACGTCTGCTAGTTACCGAACCGCCAAACGAAGAAAGGGAATTCCCCATAGAGCCCCAATGGGAGGACTTCTGGTTGGAATATAA